A stretch of the Camarhynchus parvulus chromosome 4, STF_HiC, whole genome shotgun sequence genome encodes the following:
- the LGI2 gene encoding leucine-rich repeat LGI family member 2, whose translation MAVPLRLLPALCAAAAAALLALPPPAAPRRPPRCGPPCSCWRESALCVGAAGAPRSLPAGLGSLSLVNGTFSEVKDRMFSHLPSLQLLLLNSNSFTVIRDDAFAGLFHLEYLFIEGNKIETISRNAFRGLRDLTHLSLANNHLKALPRDVFSDLDSLIELDLRGNKFECDCKAKWLFLWLKMTNSTVSDVLCIGPAEYQDKKLNDVTSFDYECTTTDFVVHQILPYQSVSVDTFNSKNDVFVAIAQPSMENCMVLEWDHIEMNFRSYDNITGQSIVGCKAILVGDQVFVVVAQLFGGSHIYKFDESWTKFVKFQDIEVSRISKPNDIELFEIDSEMFFVIADSSKAGLSTVYKWNNKGFYSYQSLHEWFRDTDAEFLDIDGKSHLILSSRSQVPIILQWNKASKKFVPHSEIPNMEDVLAVKSFRIQDDLYITLTRFIGDSRVMKWNSKQFVEIQALPSRGAMTLQPFSFKNNYYLALGSDYTFSQIYQWDGEKKIFRLFKEIYVQAPRSFTAVSTDRRDFFFASSFKGNTQIFEHIIIDLSL comes from the exons ATGGCGGTGCCGCTGCGGCTCCTGCCCGCGCTctgcgccgccgccgccgccgccctgctggcgctgccgccgcccgccgccccgcgccggcCGCCGCGCTGCGGGCcgccctgcagctgctggcgGGAGTCGGCGCTGTGCgtgggggcggcgggggcgccGCGCAGCCTGCCCGCCGGCCTGGGCTCCCT GAGCCTGGTCAACGGGACCTTCTCCGAAGTCAAGGACAGGATGTTTTCccacctgccctccctgcagctgct CTTGCTGAACTCCAACTCCTTCACTGTTATACGAGATGATGCCTTTGCTGGTCTCTTCCATCTAGAATACCT ATTTattgaaggaaacaaaattgaAACCATTTCAAGAAATGCATTTCGTGGCCTTCGTGACCTGACTCATCT ttcGTTGGCAAATAACCATCTCAAAGCTTTGCCAAGGGATGTCTTCAGTGATTTAGATTCTTTAATTGAACT AGATTTAAGGGGAAATAAATTTGAGTGTGACTGCAAAGCCAAGTGGTTGTTTTTGTGGTTAAAGATGACAAATTCCACTGTTTCTGATGTCCTGTGTATTGGTCCAGCAGAATATCAGGATAAGAAGTTAAATGATGTGACAAGTTTTGATTATGAATGCACCACTACAG ATTTTGTTGTCCACCAGATTTTGCCCTACCAGTCTGTTTCAGTGGATACATTCAACTCAAAGAATGATGTGTTTGTAGCTATTGCACAGCCCAGCATGGAGAACTGCATGGTGCTGGAGTGGGATCACATTGAAATGAATTTCAGGAGTTATGACAATATCACAG GTCAGTCTATAGTGGGATGTAAAGCCATTCTCGTTGGTGACCAAGTCTTTGTGGTGGTGGCACAGCTCTTTGGTGGCTCACACATTTACAAGTTTGATGAAAGCTGGACGAAGTTTGTCAAATTCCAGGATATTGAAGTATCTCGCATCTCCAAGCCAAATGATATAGAGCTTTTTGAGATAGACAGTGAAATGTTTTTTGTCATAGCAGATAGCTCTAAAGCAGGTTTGTCAACAGTGTATAAGTGGAATAACAAAGGATTTTATTCATATCAGTCTCTTCACGAGTGGTTCAGGGACACTGATGCTGAGTTTCTCGATATAGACGGGAAATCACATCTAATCCTCTCCAGCCGTTCCCAGGTGCCCATTATACTCCAGTGGAACAAAGCCTCCAAAAAGTTTGTCCCCCACAGTGAAATCCCCAACATGGAAGATGTCTTGGCTGTGAAGAGTTTCAGGATACAAGATGACCTTTACATCACACTCACAAGATTCATTGGTGACTCCAGAGTTATGAAATGGAATAGCAAACAGTTTGTGGAGATACAGGCTCTTCCGTCCCGAGGAGCCATGACActgcagcctttctccttcAAGAACAATTATTACCTAGCCTTGGGAAGTGACTATACCTTCTCCCAGATTTACCAGTGGGATGGTGAAAAGAAGATATTCAgattatttaaagaaatctaCGTGCAAGCACCACGGTCTTTCACAGCTGTGTCAACAGATCGAAGAgattttttctttgcctctAGTTTTAAAGGAAACACTCAAATATTTGAACATATCATCATCGACTTGAGTTTATGA